From Staphylococcus sp. IVB6214:
AGTGCACGTTTGGATAGTGGCAAGATAAGTCGATAAAATATTTTACGCTCTGTTGCCCCCATTGTACGTGCAGTATTCAACATTTTATCATCAATACTCCGAAAGCCTTGTACTGCATGTTGATACATCAATGGAAAGCTTACAATGACTGATGCAATCACGGCACCTGTCAATGTAAACACAACTTTAATACCTACAATATCCGTCAAAAAGTGCCCAATCGGTCCATTTACCGAGAATAAAATGAGCAGTAAGAAACCCATAACGGTTGGTGGTAACACTATTGGTAACAGTACGAGACTCTCACAAAACTTAATGAGACGTCCTTGTTTGTTATATAAAAATTTTGCGAGTAATGTGGCAAATATAACAACAATAATGGTACTAATCATTGCCACACGTAAAGAGATCCAAAACGGTGTAAGTTCCGACATATATGTGTCACCTAGACTTCAAAATGATATTTTTTTAAAATTTGTTTAGCTTCATCCGACTGCATAAACTCCAGCCATTCTTTCGCAGCCTTATTGTCTGTCACAAGACCCATTCGATACGTAATTGGTTTGTCCAGTTCAGCTTCAAATACTTTTTCAACACCTTGTTGCGGTTGATCGCCAACAAATAAATCTGTTTCATAAACAAATCCAAGTTGTGCATTCCCCTTGTCCACATAGTTCAGTACTTCACGTACATCTTTCGCATACACAATGTGTGATTGTACTGTATCCCATAAGTGTTGGCGCTCCAAATACTTCTTCGCATACTTACCCGCCGGTACAGATTCCACTTCACCAATTGCCAACTTATCTGAATCCTTTAGACTATCTAATCCTGTAAGTTCGCTATCTTTTGACTTAATCAACACTAGCTTATTATGCGCATAGTCATAAATATCTGTTACTTTCCCTTGTTTTTTCAAGGCATCCACGTCTTTTGTGTTCGCAGACATCAGCACATCAGCTGGCGCCCCTTTTTCAATCTGTTGTCTCAATGCACCAGAGCCACCATAATTAAATTCTAGATTAACGTCTTGATGCTTCTTGTGAAAGGCTGTCTCTAATTCTTTTGTTACGTCAGTAAGGCTTGCCGCTGCTGAAATAGTGATTTGTTCCTTTTCATTCTTACCATTAGACTGTGATGTACCACATGCTGCCAACAGTAATACGAGCGACATACACAACACCCATAAAAATTTTGACTTCATCATTTAACACCCCTTTTAAAAGCAATGTTCTCTTTTTTATCATTTTATCAAATGCTCCATTAAAAAGGCTATTTTTTATCGCATAATATTTCTTAAAGGCTTTCAAAATGATAGAAAAACACTTAAACTAATAGTAATAGACACGGTTAATCCAACAGAGATAAGGGGGCTTATACATGGATCACGACATTCGCTATAATCAAACAATGATTCGCTATCAAGATGGTGAATTGATTGAAACAACAGACGATTATGTAACAGAGTTCCCGTTGACAGTTATCGTGAATGGCCACGAATTTGCGACAATTATTTGTAGCCCAAATAATTTGGAAGAACTTGTATTAGGCTTTTTAGCCTCAGAAGGTGTCATCTTTAAACGAGAAGATTTGCTACAACTTGAATTAGATGATCAGCGTGGTTATGCACATGTAAAAGTTACGACTGATATTGAACAAGCAAACTACCTTTCGACAAAACGTATGGTTGCTTCCTGTTGTGGTAAAAGCAGAGAATTTTACTTTCAAAATGATGCTGCCATTGCTAAAACTTCTATGTCCACTATCAAATTGGCACCATCGCAAATACTTCATATGATGTCACAACTACAAGCACATAGTACAACATTTATCGCAACTGGCGGACTACATAATGCGGCGATTAGCGACGGACATTCGTTTTATGTTCATCGCCAAGACATCGGACGACATAATGCGCTTGATAAGCTTTACGGCTACTGTATTAAACGACATATCTCTGTACGCAACAAAATATTAATCTTTAGCGGGCGTATCTCATCTGAAATATTAATTAAAGCCGCAAAGATTGGTGTTGGTATGATCATTTCTAAGTCAGCACCGACGACACTTGCAGTACAACTTGCACAAGACTTGAACATTACAGCTATCGGTTTCGTAAGAGAAGGTCACTTTAACATATATAGTCATCCAGAACGTGTAGTGGGTGCACCGAAACTACTCAATACATCACAGCAATGTACCTAATAGAAATGCCACTGTTTCACAATGATGTGCACAGTGGCTTTCTTAATGCTTCTATTTTTATTCTTTAAGTGCTGAATATTGAAAGCCCATATATGTATATCCTTGTTTTATATACATATCTTTAGCTGTATCTTCTGCATCAGCTACGAGTATCACCGGCTTTTCTCCTGCTAAATCACCAACTGCTGCTTGCATACGCGAGCCAATGCCACGTCGTTGATACTCTGTTAATACCGCAAAACCATCAATCTCCACAAAATGTTCGCTCGAGATCACATTCACAATACCAACAGGCTCAGAATCATTATAAGCAACGTAATACCAAACTTCATGAGATGCGTCCAATAGCATTTCTTTCATATAGTTTTTGCTTTCTATTATATAAGCTTCTCCATATTCAATACTTGAAGGGGTGAAAACAGTAAAATAATCTTCTATGTTCTCTCCAGTCACTCGTTCTAATCGAATAGGCTGTTGTGTCAATTGTCTTAACTGCTCAGATTCAATCATATACAATTCGATACAACCGAGTGAAAAACCTTCTCCCCGCAAGTATTGAAGCATATCAACAGATGGTTTCATATCTTGTGGAAAGACGAAGTTTAGATGTGATGAACCTTGTGCTTTATGTACTTTCTCCTGCTGAATCATGTCATTTTTGAACGTCAATAAGTCAGGCATTTTTTTATAACACCACTTGTTTGCGTCAAATTTAAGCGGTCTCTCGGGCGTTTGATAATATGCTACTCTATCATCTTCTCCAACTAATGAACCGTCCGTATATATATGTGCCATAGTAACATTCATCTGATCACCTGCTTTTTCTATATTTATGCAGACAGTTGTTTCATAATACGTGCTGTCACTGGGTTATGATACAAAGCAACTGCAAT
This genomic window contains:
- the modB gene encoding molybdate ABC transporter permease subunit — translated: MSELTPFWISLRVAMISTIIVVIFATLLAKFLYNKQGRLIKFCESLVLLPIVLPPTVMGFLLLILFSVNGPIGHFLTDIVGIKVVFTLTGAVIASVIVSFPLMYQHAVQGFRSIDDKMLNTARTMGATERKIFYRLILPLSKRALISGTMMAFARAIGEFGATLMIAGYIPGKTNTLPLEIYFLVQQGRENQAWLWVLILVAFAVSVMGTMNVLNKDRYREVR
- the modA gene encoding molybdate ABC transporter substrate-binding protein — its product is MKSKFLWVLCMSLVLLLAACGTSQSNGKNEKEQITISAAASLTDVTKELETAFHKKHQDVNLEFNYGGSGALRQQIEKGAPADVLMSANTKDVDALKKQGKVTDIYDYAHNKLVLIKSKDSELTGLDSLKDSDKLAIGEVESVPAGKYAKKYLERQHLWDTVQSHIVYAKDVREVLNYVDKGNAQLGFVYETDLFVGDQPQQGVEKVFEAELDKPITYRMGLVTDNKAAKEWLEFMQSDEAKQILKKYHFEV
- the fdhD gene encoding formate dehydrogenase accessory sulfurtransferase FdhD — encoded protein: MDHDIRYNQTMIRYQDGELIETTDDYVTEFPLTVIVNGHEFATIICSPNNLEELVLGFLASEGVIFKREDLLQLELDDQRGYAHVKVTTDIEQANYLSTKRMVASCCGKSREFYFQNDAAIAKTSMSTIKLAPSQILHMMSQLQAHSTTFIATGGLHNAAISDGHSFYVHRQDIGRHNALDKLYGYCIKRHISVRNKILIFSGRISSEILIKAAKIGVGMIISKSAPTTLAVQLAQDLNITAIGFVREGHFNIYSHPERVVGAPKLLNTSQQCT
- a CDS encoding GNAT family N-acetyltransferase; amino-acid sequence: MNVTMAHIYTDGSLVGEDDRVAYYQTPERPLKFDANKWCYKKMPDLLTFKNDMIQQEKVHKAQGSSHLNFVFPQDMKPSVDMLQYLRGEGFSLGCIELYMIESEQLRQLTQQPIRLERVTGENIEDYFTVFTPSSIEYGEAYIIESKNYMKEMLLDASHEVWYYVAYNDSEPVGIVNVISSEHFVEIDGFAVLTEYQRRGIGSRMQAAVGDLAGEKPVILVADAEDTAKDMYIKQGYTYMGFQYSALKE